A genomic region of Bubalus kerabau isolate K-KA32 ecotype Philippines breed swamp buffalo chromosome 10, PCC_UOA_SB_1v2, whole genome shotgun sequence contains the following coding sequences:
- the ZFYVE1 gene encoding zinc finger FYVE domain-containing protein 1 isoform X3 produces the protein MEKALSDRFSGEIPDDQMAQSSFFPDEYFTCSSLCLSCGAGCKNSMNHGKEGVPHEAKSRCRYSHQYDNRVFTCKACYERGNEVSVVPKTAASTDSPWMGLAKYAWSGYVIECPNCGVVYRSRQYWFGNQDPVDTVVRTEIVHVWPGTDGFLKDNNNAAQRLLDGMNFMAQSVSELSLGPTKAVTSWLTDQIAPAYWRPNSQILSCNKCATSFKDNDTKHHCRACGEGFCDSCSSKSRPVPERGWGPAPVRVCDSCFEARDSQLDVTEAQGDDEGGTLIARKVGEAVQSTLGAVVTAIDIPLGLVKDAARPAYWVPDHEILHCHSCRKEFSVKLSKHHCRACGQGFCDECSHDRRAVPSRGWDHPVRVCFNCNKKPGDL, from the exons ATGGAAAAG GCTCTGAGTGACCGCTTCAGTGGTGAGATCCCCGATGACCAGATGGCACAGAGCTCCTTTTTTCCAGACGAGTACTTCACCTGTTCCTCCCTGTGTCTCAGCTGCGG GGCTGGATGTAAGAACAGCATGAATCACGGGAAAGAAGGGGTACCTCATGAAGCCAAGAGCCGCTGCAGATATTCCCACCAGTATGACAACCGGGTTTTCACCTGCAAG GCCTGCTACGAGAGAGGCAATGAAGTCAGCGTGGTGCCCAAGACGGCTGCTTCCACTGACTCCCCCTGGATGGGTCTTGCAAAATATGCCTGGTCTGG GTACGTGATCGAATGTCCCAACTGCGGCGTGGTCTATCGTAGCCGGCAGTACTGGtttgggaaccaagatcctgtgGATACGGTGGTGCGGACAGAGATTGTGCACGTGTGGCCTGGA aCTGATGGATTTCTGAAGGACAACAACAACGCTGCCCAGCGCCTCTTGGACGGGATGAACTTCATGGCTCAGTCGGTGTCTGAGCTTAGCCTTGGGCCCACCAAGGCTGTGACGTCCTGGCTGACAGACCAGATCGCCCCTGCCTACTGGAGGCCCAACTCCCAGATCCTG AGCTGCAACAAATGTGCTACATCCTTTAAAGATAACGACACCAAGCATCACTGCCGGGCCTGTGGGGAGGGCTTCTGTGACAGCTGTTCCTCCAAGAGCCGGCCGGTGCCCGAGCGGGGCTGGGGCCCTGCGCCTGTGCGGGTGTGTGACAGCTGCTTTGAAGCCAGGGACTCCCAGTTAG ATGTCACTGAGGCACAGGGGGACGACGAAGGTGGGACGCTGATCGCTCGGAAGGTGGGCGAGGCCGTGCAGAGCACTTTAGGAGCTGTGGTGACAGCCATTGACATACCACTAG GTCTGGTGAAGGATGCAGCCAGGCCGGCCTACTGGGTCCCGGACCATGAGATCCTGCACTGCCACAGCTGCCGGAAGGAGTTCAGCGTCAAGCTCTCGAAACACCACTGCCGGGCCTGCGGACAGGGCTTCTGCGACGAGTGTTCCCACGACCGCCGGGCTGTCCCCTCGCGAGGCTGGGACCATCCTGTCCGAGTCTGCTTTAACTGCAATAAAAAGCCCGGTGACCTTTAA
- the ZFYVE1 gene encoding zinc finger FYVE domain-containing protein 1 isoform X4: MAQSSFFPDEYFTCSSLCLSCGAGCKNSMNHGKEGVPHEAKSRCRYSHQYDNRVFTCKACYERGNEVSVVPKTAASTDSPWMGLAKYAWSGYVIECPNCGVVYRSRQYWFGNQDPVDTVVRTEIVHVWPGTDGFLKDNNNAAQRLLDGMNFMAQSVSELSLGPTKAVTSWLTDQIAPAYWRPNSQILSCNKCATSFKDNDTKHHCRACGEGFCDSCSSKSRPVPERGWGPAPVRVCDSCFEARDSQLDVTEAQGDDEGGTLIARKVGEAVQSTLGAVVTAIDIPLGLVKDAARPAYWVPDHEILHCHSCRKEFSVKLSKHHCRACGQGFCDECSHDRRAVPSRGWDHPVRVCFNCNKKPGDL; the protein is encoded by the exons ATGGCACAGAGCTCCTTTTTTCCAGACGAGTACTTCACCTGTTCCTCCCTGTGTCTCAGCTGCGG GGCTGGATGTAAGAACAGCATGAATCACGGGAAAGAAGGGGTACCTCATGAAGCCAAGAGCCGCTGCAGATATTCCCACCAGTATGACAACCGGGTTTTCACCTGCAAG GCCTGCTACGAGAGAGGCAATGAAGTCAGCGTGGTGCCCAAGACGGCTGCTTCCACTGACTCCCCCTGGATGGGTCTTGCAAAATATGCCTGGTCTGG GTACGTGATCGAATGTCCCAACTGCGGCGTGGTCTATCGTAGCCGGCAGTACTGGtttgggaaccaagatcctgtgGATACGGTGGTGCGGACAGAGATTGTGCACGTGTGGCCTGGA aCTGATGGATTTCTGAAGGACAACAACAACGCTGCCCAGCGCCTCTTGGACGGGATGAACTTCATGGCTCAGTCGGTGTCTGAGCTTAGCCTTGGGCCCACCAAGGCTGTGACGTCCTGGCTGACAGACCAGATCGCCCCTGCCTACTGGAGGCCCAACTCCCAGATCCTG AGCTGCAACAAATGTGCTACATCCTTTAAAGATAACGACACCAAGCATCACTGCCGGGCCTGTGGGGAGGGCTTCTGTGACAGCTGTTCCTCCAAGAGCCGGCCGGTGCCCGAGCGGGGCTGGGGCCCTGCGCCTGTGCGGGTGTGTGACAGCTGCTTTGAAGCCAGGGACTCCCAGTTAG ATGTCACTGAGGCACAGGGGGACGACGAAGGTGGGACGCTGATCGCTCGGAAGGTGGGCGAGGCCGTGCAGAGCACTTTAGGAGCTGTGGTGACAGCCATTGACATACCACTAG GTCTGGTGAAGGATGCAGCCAGGCCGGCCTACTGGGTCCCGGACCATGAGATCCTGCACTGCCACAGCTGCCGGAAGGAGTTCAGCGTCAAGCTCTCGAAACACCACTGCCGGGCCTGCGGACAGGGCTTCTGCGACGAGTGTTCCCACGACCGCCGGGCTGTCCCCTCGCGAGGCTGGGACCATCCTGTCCGAGTCTGCTTTAACTGCAATAAAAAGCCCGGTGACCTTTAA